The nucleotide sequence GATTGGGCGAATGTGCCTCCGCTGATGGCACAGGATCCCATCGCCAGCACCCATTTAGGTTCGGCCATCTGGTCGTAGAGCCGACGCAGAGCAGGCGCCATCTTCCACGTAAGGGTTCCGGAGACGATGATCATGTCGGCCTGGCGCGGCGAAGGCCGCATGACTTCCATTCCGAACCGGGCCATATCCCACCGGCTGCCGGCAGCGGCCATCATTTCAAAGGCGCAGCACGCCAGACCAAAGAACATCGGCCACAGCGAGCGCTTTCGCGCCCACCCCAATGCCGCATCGGCCGTGGTCAACATGATATTGCCGTGATCGACCCCGGAGAGCCACGCATCAGGATCGGGAATCGGCTCCCTGGAGCTGGCTATCAAGTCTCTAATAGCTAACCCCTCATCCTTGTCAACGTCCTGGCTGGAATAAGGGATGATCAGACGATCTTGATCCGGCATGCTATTTCCACTCCAGCGCTTTCTTCCGCCAGGCATACAAAAAGCCGATCAGCAGGATGGAGATGAAAACGATCACCCCCACCAGCCCGTAAACCTTGG is from Dehalococcoidia bacterium and encodes:
- a CDS encoding NADH-quinone oxidoreductase subunit B gives rise to the protein MLTTADAALGWARKRSLWPMFFGLACCAFEMMAAAGSRWDMARFGMEVMRPSPRQADMIIVSGTLTWKMAPALRRLYDQMAEPKWVLAMGSCAISGGTFAQSYSVVPGVNRIIPVDVYIPGCPPRPEGLYHGLIKLHEKIQQQGYLKGNIGLPRLHQ